The Nitrospira sp. SG-bin1 genomic interval CCAGGACAGCCATTGAGAAAGGGAACGGGTGTGTCCCATCCCACGAACGATGACGGAGCAGTAGATGTTCAATCCCGATGGTGAGAACCACGTGCGTCCATGTCGGCCATAGCCGCCGGACTGGCTTTCAGCGACCACGACCGTGCCGTGTGGCGCGCCATTCTGAGCCAGCGACAAGGCCTCCTTGTTGGTCGAGGGGAGAACTTGATGAAGATACAAGGATTGCCCCAGAGAAGTGGTCGCAAGGGTGCTGCGAATACCGTCGAGGCTGAGTGGGGGAGAAGCGGCCATCAATAATTATGAACGTCGGTGTCGCGATGAACGAGTCAAGGCCATGGCAAGGCTGATTGTTGCCGCCGGGGCGGAATGGGTGAGTGCTCCGATGGAGATGCGATCGGCCCCGGCTGCCGCCATGGCTCGGACGTTCTTCAACGTGATGCCGCCCGAGACTTCCACAAGGGTCCGCTTATTGATCAACGCCACCGCACGTCGAACCATGTCCGGATCCATGTTGTCCAGGAGAATAACATCAGGCTTTCCCGAGAGCGCGTGTCGAACATCGGAGAGAGATTCCACTTCAACGATGATGGGTAACGCCTTGGGCCGACGCGCATGGGCGAGTCGGCAGGCCCTTTCAACCGGTCGTCGATTGCCTTGGAGGAGCGCCAGGTGGTTGTCCTTGATCAGAATGCCGTCACTCAATGATTGACGGTGGTTCACCCCTCCGCCGAGAGACACGGCCCACTTTTGAAGCGCGCGCCAGCCCGGAAGCGTTTTCCTGGTATCCAGGATACGGACAGGGTAGCCGCGCACGGCTTGACAGAACCGTTGCGTCAACGTGGCGATCCCGGAGAGGTGTTGGAGAAAGTTCAAAGCAACCCGCTCGGTCCGTAAGATAGACCGCCCGTCGCCCTCGATAAGGAGGAGCGGGTCTCCATTCTTCGCGCGCTGGCCGTCGCGCTTGAGGACCGACAACCGTAGGGAAGGATCGATCACAAGAAAGGTCTGAACCGCCGCGGCCATGCCTGCCACGACCAACGACTGTTGGGCGATGATCTCTGCCCGAGCCGGCACGGAAGAAGAGAAGATCGACGCGGTCGTGGCATCGCCCTGCGCCAAATCCTCTTCAAGTCCTTGGCGCACCGCACGGCGAATTTCTGCAGCGGGGAGCGTGGCCATCGGTCAGGCTCCGAGCATCACGCGGAGCTGCTGTTCGCTGTCGGCCAGCAAGGTTCGATCGCGGGAGAGCGTTCGCATCCGTTCCTGGTGCTCGGCAATCACTTCCGATGGAGCTCTCGACGCGAATTCGGAATTCTTTAATTTTCCGCCGATCCGTTGCAATTCCTTGTCGGTCTCCGTGAGTTGCTTCGCCAGGCGCTCAATCGCTTTGTTGAGATCGACGTCATCGGCGACTGCGATACCGACCGTGAGGCCTTCCGTAATGAGTCGCAACAATCTTGTCGCCGGCCAATCGCGAGGCCGGCTTACTTCGGCGGTGCCACGGATGAGGGGGGCCAGGTGTCGGTGTAACTGGTGGAGCTGGTTCTGCTTATTCTGGTCGTCGTGCCCGACATGGAAGGGGATCTGCTGTCCCGGCGGATAATTCAGGAGGACACGACCGGTTCGGACGAGTCCCACTGTTCGTTCCAGCAACGCGAAGCGCTGTTCTACGTCAGGTGCCGTCCACATCTGATCAGGAATCGGGTAGCTTTGGACGACGATGCTCTCTCCCTGATGGGGGATCGTTTGCCAAATCTCTTCCGTGATGAACGGCATGAAGGGGTGCAGCAGCCGCATCGTCGTTTCCAATGTCTCCGCGAGCGAGTGCCTTGTGCTTGCTGCGTCAGGGTGATCGGGTGTTTGTAAAACCGGTTTGATCAATTCAAGATACCAGTCGCAGTACTCGCGCCAAATGAACTGATAGAGGACGGTCGCCGCACGATCGAATCGGTATGAGTCCAACTCCGCCGTGACGGTGCGGATCGTGTCGGCAAGGCGACTCAAGATCCACCGATCAGGGAACGTTCGTTGTACCGGCGGGAGGGCGGTGCGTGGGCCGTCGAGATACATCAATGCGAACCGCGCGGCGTTCCAAATCTTGTTGGCAAAATTGCGGTACCCCTCGATCCGTTCTTCAGCGAGCTTGATATCGCGGCCCGGCGAGGCCATGGAGGCCAG includes:
- a CDS encoding nicotinate-nucleotide diphosphorylase (carboxylating), whose translation is MATLPAAEIRRAVRQGLEEDLAQGDATTASIFSSSVPARAEIIAQQSLVVAGMAAAVQTFLVIDPSLRLSVLKRDGQRAKNGDPLLLIEGDGRSILRTERVALNFLQHLSGIATLTQRFCQAVRGYPVRILDTRKTLPGWRALQKWAVSLGGGVNHRQSLSDGILIKDNHLALLQGNRRPVERACRLAHARRPKALPIIVEVESLSDVRHALSGKPDVILLDNMDPDMVRRAVALINKRTLVEVSGGITLKNVRAMAAAGADRISIGALTHSAPAATISLAMALTRSSRHRRS